The genome window ATGGACCAGCTTCTTTCTCTATTGCTGCCTGGAATTGGAGGCCTTCGCTCTTGGACGTGAATTAAGTTGGAGCTTTTTGAAGGAAAATTTGTGCAACATTAATCATTTATCCACAATTGGCAAGTGGGCCAGGTTCCCAAGGACAAACATGTCTAAAAATTTATGCATGCATTTCTTGGGCATAGCGTGAGATGGATGAAAGGGGATAGCAGTAGTTATGTTGTTACTGCCAAATTTTAATACTGTAACAATTGTAAGAACACCTCAACAACCATTTGGAAATAGTATTAATAAATATcaacttatattataataatatgagTAAACGAACAGAGTTTAATTTCTCCCATTCATAACACGTGTACAAGATATACTATATAGTGTTGTATTAGTAATTGGCAGAAATTAATGTGCCAATCAtccaattaaaaatatccGTATGTGTACGAATCTATTGGAGTATAGATTTGTAAATACGGGATCATTCCCACAAGGAATTGGAGGCACATATACAAAGGTCTAGTTTGAGTACGTAAACAACATTTATTTAACACAACACAAAGGTAAAATACAAATCGGATACTAGAAATGAGTGAAGAAAAGTAAAcgaaatgaaacaaaacaaaaaccaaagatAAACACAATCAGCATTTTGCATCACTCATGTATCACCACTGTATCACTTCTTTATCACCAGTATATCATTCAAGTGACCTAATTCAAATGCTTAAATGTAACCAAACTCTAATTTTAACAAGATTAATAAATGCGATTATCCAAGTGTAGAATAGACATGTGCAAGTGAGAGGTCTgcattgacaggacccgacccatttttccactttggaattcgagccaagtcctgcgcgtgtccgacacctggcgaatgtcgggcacaaatgacctttttacccttcttgtttcaattctttttaaattttcccttagacttctgccgaaaattcggcagagtctcccctgtattttgaccaaacccaaatttttccacctgttaaacaatcaaataatttcacacaaactgccagaatatctcaagtaaCCGATCTCAACTctagtttttcagtttcaactagatatcagagcattttctaaagttttcagggtttcaaggattttctacaacactctacctgactttgaGGCGCGAaggctatgaatggcccggtggtggatcatgcgcacttctacggcctggggcgaaaaacaggttgaaaatgtgagtggacaaaataatgttcttgaaaaacaattttataaacataataacccccagtTAAAAATAAGTAAGAATCTAAATCGAGGGTTTATCTACATTTCAATACAAGGTATTCATATAAGCGTGTAAAAAACCTGCTGATGAATGTGCTCGTATAAGTGAACaaatatgtaaagatataaatgtgcGAATATCAAGatactgatataaaataactgaaagtcataattgaataaaagaaaactcaaaatcctttgaaaataccacatatttgtacccctgtcatatccgtcaattcccctggcaggtctcgggcgccacgcagtctacccgagccgcaaactggcgaaatcaggggactatgattaGCCTGATCTgtcggcagattcctcgatgacaccaagtcagctcgagtcgctctggcaggatgcaggggaccgtagtcagcctgatccgcaatcctggcaggtctcggggacacagagtagccgagccgcaatcctggcaggtctcgggacaccaagtctgccgagccgcaaatcctggcactcacggtccgagcgtccccgtaactcgtgaggcaaagtcaagtgcactgacgtaaactgaaatcggactggatgtccgtagacatcggtccaactctgggtaatcaccaaataaagggtgggtacatggtggttctaaaataaactaattttttctagaaaaatctaataactcactgccctttttgtgaaactgaaatttaaCTGCTATCTCCTCTGatagagttctcaaactccgctttttatattactggAGCTTCAGTAACTAGACAACACATAAATCAAGATATTGTACTGCTCAAATCACGTTCGAAATaaatagttcataaaactttttcaagattcaaataatgaaattaactcATATAAACTGacttataaaaacttatttgtaGAAAAccattataaaatcatttaaaaaccttatttatataaatcatttatataactcgtgcatataaaatcgtttatgaaagaaagtccactcactgatggtccgagcaaattggacctcttgaaggtccctcctgtggtcCTGTCGGGcttctggtgcctgattacccataaaaattaaattaataaactgctgaataaaaagaatttcaattaaacaccctgctcccggctcctagaaatacgtgcactcgtttcaagttactcctatgcccaccttagctttttagatagttagaatggtcttaagagacccgaagcctcactaagcgataagctgccagatcggccgattcgggaccccgtgggtccacggtctccgatggccaatttggacttctctgaaggttccttatagagaaggaaccatattccgcgaatttggtccaaaacggacggtcggattggccaaaatcacgttatcgcttaaaatccaaaccctagccccaggattcgcgattccggagtatccgggactccgattcgcaatccgtcgaatcttacacgatcctgaaatcatgtagaccgacatatccaaaattcgaTGCGATCCGATTATtggacgacactgcacccaaggatcgcgcgatatggaaaatccgttcggggtacaaacggactccgaatcgagatccgtgaaatcctacgcgctcgtgacgacacgatgATCTCAAAACtgtacagaattacttcaccacccttgcccacgcgctccagcacgcgcgggcagatttgggtgtcttaagcgatttcgggtggtcgaaaaatctcggaaccaagactccaaactcctatcctaggtaaaacaccccatttggagtcacttttgttcttggacataccccaaaaagtgaccagaaacagtagatctcggcggccgaagtttcggccagaattcaagtcgaaaattgatcgctttagagctaaaatcgatcgaacccatacatccatcagctagaacacgaaaaatagctgagaaaccataccttctTCGATTAATTTGGTgaagaaacgaaggagaaaatcgagcTGGAAGATCGGTGAAACTCGGGTGAACATCCGTCGGAAATCATGACTTTCCGACCAGctccgggcggcccaagggtggaggtcggttggaaaaggtaggggactcgatggtggttccaacgccaccggtcccaCGGCCATTGGTTctcggaggcggcgccagcaaTCTCTGGAAGGCGGCGGCCCATTTTCGCGCAGAGAGAGGGAGCTGCTGGGTTTtatagatgcaacttcgaaatatttacggttatgccactgagactcttttgaccataactctttcgttacaactccgattcgggtctacttcgtgtctacggactcgtttcgccgtgctctacgcaacggcgcaaacGGAATTCTcgaattctttctcgatcaaaaagtcaactttttctctattaaattatgtgagggcaaaattatcttttcgctagaagatattatccttactttttatatattttatttctttttagatattttgttttcgaTTATTACATGCATTACACCACGCATGGTACTATAGATCTAGGGATCCCGAGCCTTTGCAATTAAAATCTACGCATTTATCCGCATTTCACTTCATCTTAGTTTTTGCACTAATCTAACGATCTATAACATGACACGTCAATTATTGCaaaatttagttttattttatgagatccatatattattttaacaGCCTAAAGTGCAATTTTGCCCTtccattaaaattaaaaattttaaaacttgaaacttatttttaaataaataaataaataaaaggaaaccAAACCCACGCCCGATGATGAGGAGGGAGGGACATGGAGGGAGGGGAATAGAGGGTGGGCTGTGAGGGAGAAGATGGGGTTAAAGCCATGATTTAGGACTGTTTTACTCTATATTTGACGACAATATTGACATAATGTAACGGTATAACCAAAGCCCCaatttgacaggacccgatcccaattccactttggaattcgagtcggaccctgtgcgtgtctgaCACCAGgtgaatgtcgggcacaaaagacctttttacccttcctgttacAAACTACGTTTTAAAACCTCCttagactcctgccgaaaattcggcagtctcccctgtaatttgtccaaacccaaaaaaattttcacctaTTAAACGAGTAGTTATATTcacaccaacagccagaataagtaaataaaacatTCACCAATTCTGGTTCTCCACTctaactagatatcagagcagttattaaatatttacaataatttaaatactttacaacaaaatcctacgtTTCGTGGGTGGCGCGGGAGCTAGGAgaaggcccggtggtggattcctgtgcacgtctactgcctgggggcgcaaaacatttgaaagtttgagtggacaaaaagaaggTTCTAGAAAATAATAtgtgaacataataacccccgttgtaaaaataatagtaataaaaaGCTGGAAATGTAACTACACTTGAATTATGCTAAATTCAAAACATTCACACATATATAGATAATATAAAACATGTTCAATATCGAGAAAACTTGCATACAATCACAGAAATCAATAGGTGCATAAAAGTATTGGAAActctttaaaactaccacctaagtgtacccctgtaaatccgtcaactcccctggcaggtctcggcgacacacagtctacccgagccgcaaactggcaggattcaggggaccacAGTCAGCATGatccgcaaatcctggcaaacctcggcgacaccaagtcaaaccgagctgcaaatcctggcagaccTCGGCGACACCAAGTCCAACggagctgcaaatcctggcactcacggtctgagcgtccccgaaactcgtgagacaaatgtcaagtgcactgacaaaactgaaaatagactggatgtccgtagacatcggtctaactgagggtaatcactgtaattgggtacatggtggtttaaaataaaataacttagaaaagtctgataaataacCATAATTTGGCAATTCTGAAACTAAGCTGCCATTTCCTCTGGTATAAATCTTAAACTCTGCTTTTATATCAATTTGGCATAATgaactaagcagcatataaataaaagtattcTACTGCACAGATCATGCTCGGAAAAACagtcaataaaacttattcaagatcaaataatgaaatttatttataaaatcatttagaaaagaaaagtccactcacttctggtccgagctacctggacctcttgaaggtccctcctgtggtttAGTCTGGcccctggtgcctgattaaccataaatattaaattaataaaactgctcaataaaagtattaaattaaaaactctGACCCttggctcctagaaatgcgtgcactcattttaaagtcaatcctatgcccactttagcaTTTCAGACGTTTAAAACGATCTTAAAAGACTTGAGGTCCcattaagcgataaactgccagaccgGTCGATCCGGAActccgtggggtccacgacctccgatgGCCGATCTGGGATTCCCTAAAGGTCCCTCACAGAGAAAAACCCATAACCTGCTATTTTGGCCCGaattggacggtcggatcgacCACAATTGTGTAATCGcttaaattccaaaccctagccccagggttcgcgatttcggagtatccgggactccgattcgcaatccgttgaatcctacacgatcctgaaatcatgtagaacatctgaaattgagtgcgatccaacggctcgacAGTACTGAActcggaaatcgcacaatatagAAAATCTGTTCGGGGCTCAAATGGACTCTAAATctagatccgcaaaatcctacgcgctcgtgacaacacaaGGATTGCAAAAATACACAGGttcactgcactaccctcacccatgCGCCGCCACATGCACCGGCAGCTTGAGTGTCCAAAGAGATAACgactcgccggaaaaactcaaaaccaaggctccaaactcctatcctaagtataacaccacatttggagccacttttgttcttagacaaaccccaaaaagtggccggaaatggccgatcacggaggccgaaactcGACCGaatttcaagttgaaaattgaGTGATCTACGGCTAAAATCGATGaaaacctatccaaccatcagctagaacacgaaaagtaggtgagaatccataccttactcgaaagatttggatgagaattgaaggagaacgaagGGTTGGAAGTTTAACCCAAAACCGGCGGTTTTCTtggttttccggccaactCCGGTCGGCGCAAGGGTGGAGACCGGTCGGGATGCGATGGCAGGGGCGAGGCGGTTCCGACGGTACCAACGCCGTAGGTCGAGGTGGTCTGTGGTCGTGGCTGGGCTGATCGGAAGGGAAAGGGGAAGGAGCGGGCGTCgagggagggaggagagagagagaggagagagaaaactgagggggagagagagagagagagataaaatctgactttttgtccaaattaccgttttacCCTTCGatgtattttgaccgtatttttttcgttacaattccgattcgagtccactccatgtctacggactcgtttcgtcgtgctctacgcaacggcgtaagtgaaattgccaaattccttctcagtcaaaaagtcaactttttcccaattaaataatgtgagggcaaaatcgtctttcttctagaataaattaataattaatttaggatattttgttttaggtTATTGCACcgattaataaagagttggtggaccatttgaaagaataatttagttgaggtacCAAAATGCAACTTgggtataagtttgaggactaTTTAAGTAAATAACCCTAAATTCTTAAGTATCATCCCATAATTCTCAATTCATTTGTATGCTCAAATAATTGGCACTATGTTCATCAATTAATGGAATTTACATAAGAATAAATCAGAGCAAACTTGATGAAACACTTCCATATAACATTGTTCATACACACACACTcatggaatttttttaaatttgagaaaaCTTGAGTTCTCACTTGGGCCAGGTTCTCAAGGACAAATAAACATACCTCCATCCTCTATTtcagtgaaaaataaaagttttgtCTAAATTTATGCTCTGTTTCTTGAGCAGAGGGATTGCATTTGCATAGCGTGAGATGGATCATGAAACAGGGGATTGCTaagattttgttgttgataaTGCAGTAATTAAATTTGAATACTGTAAGAACAATTCCAAAGAACAACCTCAACAGCCATGGCAACAGTGGATTTAAGTTGTAAATGTAAAACAGTAAAATGCAGCTTTCTACTCCCTGTGAAAAATATCTTGTAATGGCATTACACCATCTGAGAATTGATTCCATACCATTAGTAATAGTAAGAACAATTTCCTTTTGTCTGATTAATTGAGTCCTTTCTCACTTTTCTCTCATcctttttctataaattatttttatctgTCAAAGTTTACAGACAATAATATTCCTACACTTTAATCACCTAACGGTATCTGATCCTCTATGGCTCCTCCGATTTCTCCTCCTCCTGTGAAATGAAAGCCAGGAATTAATAAGAACGGCTGTGTTAACGCACATCCCGAACAACACATGCTTACAAAATAAAAGCCAAGATGCATGTGTGTATGCTTGCTTAATTATATTCCTTCAATTATATTCCTTCAATAACTTATCGTGTACAATCTTGATGGTGATCATCGTGATGGATAGAAATTGGCATAATCGATAACATCTGGAAGGACaagtaaattaaaaattctctAAAGGAATCATCCATTTGTTCGTCAAGGAAGACCATTCATGGCAGAATtcttaaaaagagaaagacgAGACCTTAATCTGGGGGCAGTAGTGGAAAATGTTAGTAATAATGAAGGAGATGAAAAAGGAAATGGTTCTGCAGTATCAAAAAAATCCAAGAAGCAGCATCTTTGTAACTATACCCCATTAATCAAAGGAACTATGACAGGAATATATTAAGCGAAGTATTGTACATCAAGGTCTTCAATCTTAAACAAATGAACTAAGCAAAGGCAGATCCCTGTACTGTTACGGATCCTGTATACAGCTAGTAACCTTCCACATTCGTTTATGcttatatttttcaacttGGTTAATTTATTAAGCAAAGTATCAAAGTTTAACAGTTACACATAAGAATTTCTTATACAAAAGGAGCAGCTAGCCTAGGTATAAAATGAAGCAAAAACCACCACACAGAGCAGGAGCAAGTAGGGATGGAGGACTTAGAGATAGAGCACGCAGATATGGCGTACTGGAGAACGGAAGATGTTCTTAAAGAAGAGGGAGTGGGCGAGAGTGCAAGTGAAATTGAAGTACTGAAACTTCCTTATGATCTAGCGATGGAGAATGACTGGGAAGGCATGAAGAGATACTACGCGGACAATCCACGAAAACTGAATTCTCCAATGACAGTGGACGAAGACACTGCATTGCACATTGTAGCTTCCTGCTGCACGAGCAAATCACAGGGCAAACAAGTCCTCGAATTCTTGATTAATTTACTGCCACAAAGCTATGATGAAAGATGCAAGGCCGTGAGGGTTCCAAATAAACTCGGCAACAACGTTCTTCACGAGGTGGCGATGTCCGGCAGTCTGGAGGCAGCAACTTTCTTAGTGAGCAACTTCAACAAACCTCCAGGAAAAACTAGTAACGAGGAGAATTCTACACTGCCTCTGCTAGATATTCGGAACGAGTTAGGAGAATCGCCATTGTACAGGGCTGCTGCTCTTGGTCACCCTGACCTGGTCCAGTTTTTTGCTGAAAAACTGGAGGAGAATCCGGAGAATCTTCTGAGGCACTTCCACCGAAATGATAGAATGTCCATTCTTCATATCGCAGTCATTGGCCAACAAtttagtctctctctctctctctctatatatatatatatatatatatatgtgcgtgtgtgtgtataATGTATGCAGTGCACATTAATTTATACAACTATTCTTTTGGCATCCAATATGCAGGGACTGCTCTTTGGTTGCAGAGGAAGTACCCATTTCTTGCAACTAAGAGGGAAGGTAAAGGATTGACAAGCCTTCAATTGCTAGCCCAAATGCCGACTGCCTTCACACCACAATTTCAACAAAGCAGATGGAAGATGCTCATATATTATTGTATGGTGGTTAAGCCTTGCAGTTTAATTACAGCAGATCAGTTAACAGATGCTCAAGTTTTATGACATTGACATGCATATTAATTCTTGTTATACATGCTGCTGCAGGCCTTCCTGCTCGAGACCTGGAGGTCACAACAAATCCCAAGGATGATGTGGAGAGCAGCTTGGGCAGCAACCAAGACCCCCAAGCCATCTCTTGGAAGAAGCCTGAAggtaatcaaaataatttgtgATCTATTTAATTGttaatcagattttttgaactaatatttatatacaagTTTAATATAGCTAGGATCCTGATGAAGTTGCATGCATAACATTGCAGGTATTCTGAAGGTGTACACTACCCTGTGGGACTTCCTTGCTAAAGGTTGCTTAGTTTCTGGCTTTTCTATACTTTATGATGCATGCATGCTTGCTTAATTATAGCTCTTAATTCATATCTCTTTCATTTGATTCTCTTATACAATAACTAATCGTGTATAAGCTTGGCCATGATGGATAGAAATGGACATAATCGAAAAGATCTGGAAGGATAAGAGAATTAAACATGCTCTTAAAAACCTCATCCCTTTGCTCGTTGAGAAAGACAATTCATGGCAGAATTCTAAAGAAGCAAAGGGCAAGACGATATCTCTGGGGTCAGTGGAAAATCTTTGTAAGGGTGATAATGATGGAGGAGATCAACAAGGAAAGGATTCTGCAGAACCAACCAATTCTAAGAAGCAGAGCATTTATAAGTATAACCCATTGCTTATAGCAACTATCACTGGAATTGTGCCTATTGTTGCAGAGATACTTAGGCAGCATCCTCAAGCAGCTGAGCACGTTAGCCATAGTGAACAGAACATTTTGCATCTGGCCATTAAGCACCGTCAAAGAGAGATCCTTGAGCTTCTAAAAAGGAAGCCAATAACCATCTCAAGGTTGAATGAGATGATTGACAGTGATGGCAACACCATATTGCACCAAGCTGCAGATAGGAGCTACTACTCTGTAGCAATTTCTGAGAAATTAATTGGCCCAGCCATGCAATTGCAAGCAGAGTTGCGTTGGATGATGGT of Prunus dulcis chromosome 4, ALMONDv2, whole genome shotgun sequence contains these proteins:
- the LOC117626024 gene encoding protein ACCELERATED CELL DEATH 6-like, which translates into the protein MSGSLEAATFLVSNFNKPPGKTSNEENSTLPLLDIRNELGESPLYRAAALGHPDLVQFFAEKLEENPENLLRHFHRNDRMSILHIAVIGQQFRTALWLQRKYPFLATKREGKGLTSLQLLAQMPTAFTPQFQQSRWKMLIYYCLPARDLEVTTNPKDDVESSLGSNQDPQAISWKKPEGILKVYTTLWDFLAKEMDIIEKIWKDKRIKHALKNLIPLLVEKDNSWQNSKEAKGKTISLGSVENLCKGDNDGGDQQGKDSAEPTNSKKQSIYKYNPLLIATITGIVPIVAEILRQHPQAAEHVSHSEQNILHLAIKHRQREILELLKRKPITISRLNEMIDSDGNTILHQAADRSYYSVAISEKLIGPAMQLQAELRWMMGVKNILPPHYIMHHNNKDQTAEELFNDEHNELLKSAQEWIKDTAQSCSTVAVLVATVVFAAAYAMPGGNEPNGLPVFHDSPLFWLFTCMDVVAIACSLSSVAFFLSILSSPLEYPFFCHGLPRKLMIGFTLLFLSMATTMLAFAATILLVIRIEKKWTKSLLYCIAFFPVPLFGLLQFPMYQKVTKIFLPFFIPFLGFSKRRSICGKSKAN